From Chryseobacterium joostei, the proteins below share one genomic window:
- a CDS encoding HesA/MoeB/ThiF family protein has translation MQSKDIFKRYSRQIFIDEIGLEGQRKIMAARVLVIGAGGLGSPVIQYLAAAGVGTLGLADFDYVELHNLNRQIIHNENGVGMLKIKSAQTFVKNLNHQIKVIGIEEKITADNASEIFSQYDIVVDGSDNFSTRYLVNDTCVTLKKTLVYGSILGFSGQMAVFNHQGSKNLRDLFPEPPVDEEVPDCDSLGVLGALPGIIGSMMALQTLKIITDLPVTLDQLTLVDTLDWRFQTIDF, from the coding sequence ATGCAAAGCAAAGATATTTTCAAAAGATACAGCCGACAGATTTTTATTGATGAAATAGGACTGGAGGGACAAAGGAAAATTATGGCAGCCAGAGTTCTTGTTATAGGAGCGGGTGGCTTGGGAAGTCCTGTGATCCAATATTTAGCAGCTGCAGGAGTTGGGACTTTAGGACTTGCCGACTTTGACTACGTAGAGCTTCATAACCTGAACCGACAGATCATTCACAATGAAAATGGAGTAGGAATGCTGAAGATAAAAAGTGCACAAACCTTTGTGAAAAACCTTAATCATCAGATAAAAGTAATAGGTATTGAGGAGAAAATTACTGCCGATAATGCTTCGGAAATATTCTCCCAATATGATATTGTTGTAGATGGATCAGACAATTTTTCAACAAGATATTTAGTCAATGACACTTGTGTAACATTGAAAAAAACATTGGTTTATGGAAGTATATTAGGGTTTTCCGGACAAATGGCAGTCTTCAATCATCAGGGAAGCAAAAACTTGAGAGATCTTTTTCCTGAGCCACCTGTTGATGAAGAGGTACCAGATTGTGATAGCTTGGGTGTTCTTGGGGCTTTACCGGGAATTATAGGAAGTATGATGGCTCTTCAGACCTTGAAAATAATTACGGATCTTCCTGTAACCTTAGACCAGCTAACACTTGTTGATACACTTGACTGGAGATTTCAAACGATAGATTTTTAA
- a CDS encoding TonB-dependent receptor domain-containing protein, with translation MKKTIFALSLITSVCVFSQEKSNNTATEKQIEGVVITKTKKAVEQKADRTIFDFSEQPQLNNGNVLEGLKKLPGLVATDLAGMMYQGKILDVFLNGRPLNITSNDLNAFLEGMPANSVDRIEVITQPGAEFPATSGGAIMNIITNKNANKYLTATYSGNYTFTNYDKFRSRTTNSVNLNARNKLFGWQLNVGQNYRESMLSSQQENILDANSDRLARGYFAKAGATFDLGQDRLLLNYDIYHNNNDNYTLSSGIANILVSTKPNVYKEGLFDAYDTANTNNVRQEAVVTYQKRFSDKSQKLDFQFGYTKSNSKFGQDNFYQKGKFTTDNQPFNYSRGNIINNTSDMRIANFKVDYSQPIKLLDGGKVSLGGLYERQDYDTESFGLTNLEYQRQTASTYLEFQAKLKKFDFTLGSRFENYDISGVTRYFDKDEKLVQADLLPFNKFKFFPNASIQYNMMNQVYVAANYNRKISLPSISALNPNNTTFGGPNTQITGNPNLQPTIFDNYEVKVSAFDYAFIGYSVSSATNQVAQIVRKSGNNLYNQQVNIANMKIHNFNVGLPIPFMLFSKPLSEVMKFNFNPDKINFMYLYAGYQKHEIDNLNNKGFWIFNLMTQLILPKGINMNVNYSYITAKGGYFYFTADKPFNNSLNITLTKKFMDKRLSVSVFANDIFNSQVMQAYSNLPASESVLLRTKYDSRNFGISINYKIPTKNKLAKEDASILNQPKKEDNGGVMQQGQ, from the coding sequence ATGAAAAAAACTATATTCGCTTTATCGCTTATAACTTCTGTGTGTGTTTTCTCGCAGGAAAAAAGCAATAATACAGCCACTGAGAAACAAATTGAAGGGGTTGTTATTACCAAAACTAAAAAAGCCGTTGAACAAAAAGCAGATCGTACCATTTTTGATTTTTCTGAGCAGCCTCAGCTGAATAATGGAAATGTTCTGGAAGGGCTTAAAAAACTTCCTGGGCTGGTAGCCACTGATCTTGCGGGAATGATGTATCAGGGAAAGATTCTGGATGTTTTCTTAAACGGAAGACCTTTGAATATTACGTCCAACGATCTGAATGCCTTTCTTGAGGGAATGCCGGCTAACTCTGTGGATAGAATTGAGGTGATTACCCAGCCGGGAGCAGAGTTTCCTGCTACTTCAGGGGGCGCCATCATGAATATCATCACCAACAAAAATGCCAATAAATATTTAACAGCTACTTATTCGGGGAATTATACATTCACCAATTATGATAAGTTCAGAAGCAGAACAACCAACTCTGTTAATCTGAACGCCAGAAATAAGCTTTTCGGATGGCAGCTTAATGTAGGCCAAAACTACCGCGAAAGTATGTTGAGCTCTCAACAAGAAAATATTCTGGATGCGAATTCAGATAGATTAGCACGCGGTTATTTTGCGAAAGCAGGTGCTACTTTTGATCTTGGGCAGGACAGATTATTATTGAACTATGATATTTACCACAACAATAATGACAACTATACTTTAAGTAGTGGTATTGCCAATATTCTTGTAAGCACAAAGCCTAATGTATACAAAGAGGGACTTTTTGATGCTTATGATACAGCCAATACAAACAATGTAAGACAGGAAGCTGTTGTAACGTATCAAAAACGTTTTTCTGATAAATCTCAAAAATTAGACTTCCAGTTTGGGTATACAAAATCCAACAGTAAGTTTGGACAGGACAACTTCTACCAAAAAGGGAAATTTACAACTGATAATCAACCTTTTAATTATTCCAGAGGAAATATTATTAACAATACATCGGATATGAGAATAGCCAACTTTAAGGTAGATTATTCTCAGCCTATAAAACTTCTTGATGGTGGAAAGGTAAGCCTGGGAGGATTGTATGAAAGACAGGATTATGATACAGAGAGTTTTGGACTTACAAACCTTGAATATCAGAGACAGACGGCATCCACCTATTTGGAGTTTCAGGCTAAGCTGAAGAAATTTGACTTTACATTGGGTTCACGTTTTGAAAACTATGATATTTCCGGAGTGACAAGGTACTTTGATAAGGATGAAAAATTGGTTCAGGCTGACTTGCTTCCTTTTAATAAATTTAAGTTCTTTCCGAACGCCAGCATTCAGTATAACATGATGAATCAGGTATACGTTGCGGCTAACTATAACAGAAAGATCAGTTTACCAAGTATTTCTGCCCTAAACCCGAATAATACAACATTTGGTGGTCCCAATACTCAAATAACAGGTAACCCGAACCTACAGCCTACTATTTTTGACAATTATGAAGTAAAGGTTTCTGCTTTTGATTATGCATTTATCGGCTATAGTGTAAGCTCAGCAACGAATCAGGTTGCGCAGATTGTTAGAAAAAGTGGAAATAACCTATACAATCAACAGGTTAACATTGCCAACATGAAGATTCATAACTTCAATGTGGGACTTCCTATTCCGTTCATGCTTTTCAGTAAGCCATTGAGTGAGGTGATGAAGTTTAATTTCAATCCTGATAAAATTAATTTTATGTATCTGTATGCAGGATATCAAAAGCATGAAATTGACAACCTTAACAATAAAGGTTTCTGGATATTCAACCTTATGACTCAATTGATTCTTCCAAAGGGAATCAACATGAATGTAAATTACAGTTATATAACGGCAAAAGGAGGTTACTTCTATTTTACTGCTGATAAACCGTTTAATAACTCCCTAAACATCACATTGACTAAAAAGTTTATGGATAAACGTCTGAGTGTTTCTGTATTTGCTAATGATATTTTCAACAGTCAGGTGATGCAGGCTTACTCTAATCTGCCAGCCAGCGAATCTGTATTGCTAAGAACCAAGTATGATTCAAGAAACTTTGGTATTTCGATCAACTATAAAATTCCTACCAAGAATAAATTGGCCAAGGAAGATGCAAGCATCTTAAACCAACCTAAAAAAGAGGATAATGGAGGCGTAATGCAACAGGGACAATAG
- the thiS gene encoding sulfur carrier protein ThiS, which produces MELIINHTRKTFNVLPENLEALLAMELPGKKKGIAVALNNRIIPLSAWAETFLKDQDSVLIITATQGG; this is translated from the coding sequence ATGGAACTTATAATCAACCACACCCGAAAAACATTTAATGTACTTCCTGAAAATCTGGAAGCACTATTGGCTATGGAATTACCCGGAAAAAAGAAAGGAATTGCTGTAGCCCTCAATAATCGTATCATTCCGCTGTCCGCCTGGGCAGAAACATTTCTTAAGGATCAAGATTCAGTTTTAATCATTACTGCCACTCAAGGCGGTTAA
- a CDS encoding thiamine phosphate synthase, with protein MEKLQYISQGSTHQEQELNIRKALDNGIKWIQVRWKNAPENELISLCEISKQLCSEYQSVCIINDHVQLSKNIDADGVHLGLNDGSVEEARLILGKNKIIGGTANTLSDVLQRINESCDYIGLGPLRFTSTKEKLSPILGFEGYQEIISHLQEKSTEIPKIFAIGGVTLEDITLLQQIGIYGVSVSGQITNQPSIINEFKKAMIYA; from the coding sequence ATGGAAAAACTACAATACATATCACAAGGAAGTACACATCAGGAGCAGGAACTTAATATCCGTAAAGCTTTAGACAACGGAATAAAATGGATACAGGTCCGTTGGAAAAACGCCCCTGAAAATGAATTAATCAGCCTTTGTGAAATTTCAAAACAGCTTTGTTCAGAATATCAATCCGTTTGTATCATTAATGATCATGTTCAGTTGTCAAAAAATATAGATGCCGACGGTGTTCATTTAGGATTGAATGATGGCTCTGTTGAAGAAGCAAGGCTTATTCTAGGCAAAAATAAAATCATTGGCGGAACAGCAAATACTCTTTCTGATGTACTTCAAAGAATAAACGAATCATGTGATTACATAGGCTTGGGACCCTTGAGGTTTACTTCTACCAAGGAAAAGCTTAGTCCTATTCTGGGATTTGAGGGCTATCAGGAAATTATCAGTCACCTGCAGGAAAAATCAACAGAAATCCCCAAGATATTTGCCATTGGCGGTGTTACCCTTGAAGATATTACTCTTCTGCAGCAGATCGGAATTTATGGAGTATCAGTTTCTGGCCAGATTACAAACCAGCCGTCCATCATTAATGAATTTAAAAAAGCAATGATATATGCATAA
- a CDS encoding RluA family pseudouridine synthase produces the protein MMKEQIVYEDNHLLVVNKKVGQLVQGDKTGDESLLESIKNFIKIRDAKPGNVFLGLVHRIDRPTSGLVIYAKTSKALSRLTQMVKNREVKKTYWAVVGKEMIPQTQRLVHYLKKNEKNNKAIVFPKATEGAKEAILTYNVIKTLDNYLLLEIDLETGRHHQIRAQLSKTGVPIKGDLKYGSPRSNPDGGINLHARKLEFIHPVTKENIEIIAPVPQNDAIWRACEE, from the coding sequence ATTATGAAGGAGCAGATTGTATATGAAGATAATCATCTTCTGGTGGTTAATAAAAAAGTAGGCCAACTTGTACAGGGAGACAAGACTGGTGATGAATCACTATTAGAATCAATAAAGAATTTTATAAAAATAAGAGATGCCAAGCCGGGAAATGTTTTTCTCGGTTTGGTTCATCGTATAGACCGTCCCACTTCCGGATTGGTGATCTATGCTAAAACTTCCAAGGCACTTTCTCGTCTTACCCAAATGGTGAAAAATCGTGAGGTTAAAAAGACCTATTGGGCTGTTGTGGGAAAGGAAATGATTCCCCAGACTCAGAGATTGGTTCATTATTTAAAGAAAAACGAAAAGAATAATAAGGCTATCGTTTTTCCTAAGGCTACAGAAGGAGCAAAGGAGGCTATTCTTACCTACAATGTTATAAAGACATTGGATAATTATTTGCTTCTTGAAATTGACCTTGAAACGGGAAGACATCATCAGATTCGGGCTCAGCTATCCAAAACGGGAGTTCCGATCAAGGGAGATCTGAAATACGGATCCCCGCGTTCCAACCCGGATGGAGGAATTAACCTTCATGCCAGAAAATTAGAATTCATTCATCCTGTCACAAAAGAAAATATTGAAATTATAGCGCCCGTTCCGCAGAATGATGCGATTTGGAGAGCTTGTGAAGAATAG
- the panB gene encoding 3-methyl-2-oxobutanoate hydroxymethyltransferase codes for MSVHSEIKKVTTETLRKMKFDKEKITMLTAYDFTTAKMVDAGGVDAILIGDSAANVMAGFETTLPITLDQMIYHAQSVVRGTDRALVVADLPFGTYQSNPEKALESAVRMMKEGGAHAVKIEGGKEISKSIKKIINAGIPVMGHLGLTPQSIYKFGTYKVRAKEEAEAEKLIADAQLLEELGCFSVVLEKIPAELAKRVTESISIPTIGIGAGSDCDGQVLVYHDMVGMNKGFSPKFLRRYLDLYTEITGAVAQYVKDVKTVEFPNENESY; via the coding sequence ATGTCTGTTCACTCTGAAATTAAAAAAGTTACGACTGAAACCTTGCGTAAAATGAAATTCGACAAGGAAAAAATAACAATGCTTACAGCCTATGATTTTACCACGGCAAAGATGGTAGATGCAGGTGGAGTAGATGCTATTTTGATTGGAGATTCTGCTGCGAATGTAATGGCTGGTTTTGAAACTACATTGCCTATTACATTGGATCAGATGATCTATCATGCGCAAAGTGTGGTAAGAGGAACTGACAGAGCTTTGGTTGTGGCAGACTTACCTTTCGGAACTTATCAGAGTAATCCTGAAAAAGCATTGGAGTCTGCAGTAAGAATGATGAAAGAGGGAGGTGCTCATGCGGTAAAGATTGAAGGGGGGAAAGAAATTTCCAAATCAATCAAAAAAATCATTAATGCCGGAATTCCTGTAATGGGACATTTGGGATTAACACCACAGTCTATTTATAAATTCGGAACCTATAAAGTAAGAGCTAAAGAAGAAGCTGAAGCTGAAAAGCTGATCGCTGATGCACAGCTTTTAGAAGAATTAGGTTGTTTTTCTGTTGTACTGGAAAAAATTCCTGCAGAACTTGCAAAAAGAGTAACGGAAAGCATCTCTATTCCTACTATCGGGATTGGAGCTGGTTCAGACTGTGACGGGCAGGTTTTGGTATATCATGATATGGTAGGAATGAACAAAGGATTCAGTCCAAAGTTCCTAAGAAGATATCTTGATCTTTATACTGAAATTACAGGAGCCGTTGCTCAATATGTGAAAGATGTAAAGACTGTTGAATTTCCAAACGAAAACGAAAGCTACTAA
- a CDS encoding thiamine phosphate synthase, which produces MILVITPETIIPNEQEIINQMFYEGLDLLHIRKPWINKEEMTDFINGIDSSFYAQLVLHTHYELGKDYRIARFHFREQDRKEGKYKEFINENIISTSVHDIITYNNLEKEWEYAFISPFFPSISKKGYGVDSTVMDSVRQRDNPEVKLIGLGGINADHIHEAFDTGVDGVALLGAIWESNEPLKVFKECRQNVPLS; this is translated from the coding sequence ATGATCCTCGTTATCACTCCTGAAACTATAATTCCTAATGAACAAGAGATTATTAATCAAATGTTTTATGAGGGGCTGGATTTGCTTCACATCAGAAAACCGTGGATCAATAAAGAAGAAATGACCGATTTTATAAACGGAATTGATAGCTCTTTTTATGCTCAGTTAGTTTTGCATACTCATTATGAACTTGGAAAGGATTATCGTATTGCCAGATTTCATTTTAGAGAACAGGATCGAAAAGAGGGAAAGTATAAGGAATTTATCAATGAAAATATAATTTCAACCTCTGTGCATGATATCATAACCTATAATAACTTGGAAAAAGAATGGGAGTATGCTTTTATAAGCCCATTTTTTCCGAGTATTTCCAAAAAAGGATACGGTGTTGATTCTACGGTAATGGATAGTGTAAGACAAAGAGATAATCCGGAAGTAAAGCTGATTGGCTTAGGAGGAATTAATGCTGATCATATTCACGAAGCTTTTGATACAGGAGTAGACGGAGTCGCTTTATTAGGAGCAATTTGGGAAAGTAATGAACCTTTAAAAGTTTTTAAAGAATGCAGACAGAACGTCCCTTTGTCATAA
- the thiH gene encoding 2-iminoacetate synthase ThiH — translation MNSFKDVFEQYQWDEVKAKLEKVGISDVQNSLQKKNKTLDDFLNLLSPAASQELELMAKMTQSLTQKRFGKIIQLYAPLYLSNECQNICTYCGFSLDNNLRRKTLTDSELMIEASVLKSMSVNHILLVSGEANKIVGVPYFKNAVRLLRPLFSNISIEVQPLEEEEYRLLHEEGVHSVLVYQETYHQEVYKEYHPKGKKSNFHFRLDTPDRIGRAGIHKMGLGVLLGLEDWRVDSFFNALHIDYLQKHYWKSKFSVSFPRLRPAEGIIEPNFIMEDKDLLQLICAYRIWNEDLEISISTRENEVFRNHIVSLGATAMSAGSKTNPGGYSVDKESLEQFETSDERSMEEIRNMIKQSGYDPVMKDWDSVYSGI, via the coding sequence ATGAATAGCTTTAAAGATGTTTTTGAACAATATCAATGGGATGAGGTAAAAGCTAAACTTGAAAAGGTAGGTATATCTGATGTTCAGAACAGTCTTCAGAAAAAGAATAAAACACTGGACGACTTTTTGAATCTGCTCTCACCAGCAGCCTCGCAAGAATTGGAACTGATGGCCAAGATGACACAATCTCTTACCCAAAAACGCTTTGGAAAAATCATTCAGTTATACGCTCCATTGTACCTCAGCAACGAATGTCAGAACATTTGTACCTATTGCGGTTTCAGTTTGGATAATAATTTAAGGAGAAAAACCCTTACCGATTCGGAATTAATGATTGAAGCTTCCGTTCTGAAGTCAATGAGTGTTAATCATATTCTGCTGGTGAGTGGGGAAGCCAATAAAATAGTGGGAGTTCCTTACTTTAAGAACGCTGTTCGTTTATTAAGACCTCTTTTTTCCAATATTTCCATTGAAGTCCAACCTTTGGAAGAAGAAGAATACAGGCTTCTTCATGAAGAGGGAGTTCATTCCGTATTGGTATATCAGGAAACCTATCATCAGGAAGTGTACAAAGAATATCATCCAAAGGGTAAAAAATCAAACTTTCATTTTCGTTTGGATACTCCAGACAGAATTGGAAGGGCTGGGATTCATAAAATGGGATTAGGCGTTTTACTTGGATTGGAGGACTGGCGTGTGGATAGTTTTTTCAATGCTCTTCACATCGATTATCTACAGAAACATTACTGGAAAAGTAAATTTTCGGTATCCTTTCCGAGGCTCAGACCGGCAGAGGGAATTATTGAGCCTAATTTTATTATGGAAGATAAAGACTTACTGCAATTGATCTGTGCCTACAGAATTTGGAATGAAGATCTTGAAATATCAATATCTACAAGAGAAAATGAGGTGTTCAGAAATCATATCGTATCACTGGGAGCCACTGCAATGAGTGCCGGTTCAAAAACCAATCCGGGAGGTTATTCTGTAGATAAAGAATCACTGGAGCAGTTTGAAACCAGTGATGAACGAAGCATGGAAGAGATCAGGAATATGATTAAACAGTCTGGTTATGATCCTGTAATGAAAGATTGGGATTCCGTTTACAGTGGGATTTAA
- the thiC gene encoding phosphomethylpyrimidine synthase ThiC, giving the protein MAHSITCSPFPNSKKIYIEGKIHPINVAMREIQLSPTKLSKGGFEENAPVTVYDTSGPYTDENAEIDIQKGLPRIREQWILDRKDVNILDGITSEYGKARLADTKLDELRFAYDHKPKVAQEGKEVTQLYYAKQGIITPEMEYVAIRENQRIEQLETVSKEMSFQHVGNSFGANTPKGKITPEFVRDEIAAGRAIIPNNINHPESEPMIIGRNFLVKINANIGNSAVSSSIDEEVEKAVWACRWGADTIMDLSTGKNIHETREWIIRNSPVPIGTVPIYQALEKVKGVPEDLTWEVFRDTLIEQAEQGVSYFTIHAGVLLRYIHLTANRVTGIVSRGGSIMAKWCLFHHKESFLYTHFEEICEIMKKYDVAFSLGDGLRPGSIADANDAAQFAELETLGELTKIAWKHNIQVMIEGPGHVPMHMIKENMEKQLEECQEAPFYTLGPLTTDIAPGYDHITSGIGAAMIGWFGCAMLCYVTPKEHLGLPNKDDVKVGVITYKLAAHAADLAKGHPGAQYRDNALSKARFEFRWEDQFNLSLDPDTARSYHDETLPADGAKIAHFCSMCGPKFCSMKITQEIRESAEQGMLDKSQEFIEKGKEIYI; this is encoded by the coding sequence ATGGCTCATTCAATTACGTGTTCGCCATTTCCGAACTCAAAGAAAATTTATATTGAAGGAAAAATTCATCCTATCAATGTAGCAATGCGAGAAATACAGCTTAGCCCTACAAAGCTTAGCAAGGGCGGTTTTGAAGAAAATGCTCCGGTAACGGTTTATGATACTTCAGGGCCTTATACTGACGAGAATGCAGAAATTGATATTCAAAAAGGACTTCCAAGGATAAGGGAGCAATGGATTCTGGATAGAAAAGATGTTAATATTCTGGACGGAATTACATCAGAATACGGAAAAGCCCGTCTGGCAGATACAAAGCTTGACGAATTACGCTTCGCTTATGATCACAAACCCAAGGTGGCACAGGAAGGAAAAGAAGTGACTCAGCTTTACTATGCAAAACAAGGGATCATTACTCCTGAAATGGAATATGTAGCCATCAGAGAGAACCAGCGTATTGAACAACTGGAAACTGTTTCAAAAGAAATGTCTTTTCAGCATGTTGGAAATAGTTTTGGTGCCAACACGCCTAAGGGTAAGATTACACCAGAATTTGTAAGAGATGAAATTGCGGCAGGAAGAGCTATTATCCCGAATAACATCAATCACCCTGAAAGTGAGCCTATGATTATAGGACGAAACTTTTTAGTGAAAATCAATGCCAATATCGGAAACAGTGCTGTTTCATCAAGTATTGACGAAGAAGTGGAGAAAGCCGTTTGGGCATGCCGATGGGGAGCAGATACCATTATGGATCTTTCAACAGGAAAGAATATTCATGAAACAAGAGAGTGGATCATCAGAAATAGTCCGGTTCCCATTGGTACAGTTCCTATTTATCAGGCATTGGAAAAGGTAAAAGGAGTGCCGGAAGATCTTACATGGGAAGTTTTTAGGGATACATTGATAGAGCAGGCAGAGCAGGGAGTGTCTTATTTTACCATCCATGCCGGAGTTCTTTTACGATATATTCACCTGACAGCAAACAGAGTAACGGGAATTGTATCCAGAGGAGGTTCCATTATGGCAAAATGGTGTTTATTCCATCATAAAGAAAGTTTTTTATATACTCATTTTGAAGAGATTTGCGAAATCATGAAGAAGTATGACGTAGCTTTTTCTCTGGGAGATGGTCTTCGCCCGGGTTCTATTGCTGATGCCAATGATGCAGCTCAGTTTGCGGAACTGGAAACTTTAGGAGAGCTGACAAAAATTGCTTGGAAACACAATATACAGGTCATGATTGAAGGTCCCGGACACGTTCCCATGCACATGATTAAGGAAAATATGGAAAAGCAGCTGGAAGAATGTCAGGAAGCACCATTTTATACCTTAGGCCCTTTGACTACTGACATTGCACCGGGTTATGATCATATTACATCAGGAATTGGAGCTGCAATGATCGGATGGTTCGGATGCGCAATGCTTTGCTACGTAACTCCTAAAGAACACTTAGGCCTTCCCAATAAAGACGATGTAAAAGTTGGGGTAATTACCTACAAGTTAGCAGCTCACGCAGCGGATTTGGCAAAAGGACATCCCGGAGCACAATATAGAGATAATGCATTAAGTAAAGCCAGATTTGAATTCAGATGGGAAGATCAGTTCAACCTTTCGCTAGATCCTGATACGGCAAGATCGTATCATGATGAAACGCTACCTGCTGACGGAGCAAAAATTGCCCATTTCTGTTCTATGTGCGGACCAAAATTCTGCTCCATGAAGATTACACAGGAAATTAGAGAATCTGCAGAGCAAGGAATGCTGGATAAATCACAGGAGTTTATTGAAAAAGGAAAGGAAATTTATATATGA
- a CDS encoding hydroxymethylpyrimidine/phosphomethylpyrimidine kinase, with product MQTERPFVISIAGFDPSGGAGLLSDIKTLEQIKVMGLGICTALTLQTASQCLSLEWRSIDEIVKEINVLMSHYTVSVVKIGIVKDAEFLIEIINAVKACNADAKIVWDPVLKSTSEFTFFNLETLPLLKNWIDKISLITPNYNEYNVLKNVGLLSKENSCSVLIKGGHREDLLGTDVLVEDGIETLLAPSNGDFVYHPKHGSGCVLSSAIAGELAKGECLETACRKGKLYIEKFLKSSPSLLGTHS from the coding sequence ATGCAGACAGAACGTCCCTTTGTCATAAGCATTGCAGGATTTGATCCAAGTGGAGGAGCCGGTTTATTGTCGGATATTAAAACCCTGGAACAGATAAAAGTAATGGGATTGGGAATTTGTACAGCCCTTACCTTGCAGACAGCTTCTCAATGCCTTAGTCTGGAATGGCGGTCCATAGATGAGATTGTCAAGGAAATTAATGTATTGATGAGTCATTATACGGTTTCCGTTGTGAAAATTGGAATTGTAAAAGATGCGGAGTTTCTGATTGAAATTATCAATGCAGTTAAGGCTTGCAATGCTGACGCTAAAATTGTTTGGGATCCTGTATTGAAAAGTACATCAGAATTTACTTTTTTCAATCTTGAAACACTTCCGTTATTGAAAAATTGGATAGACAAGATTAGTTTAATTACCCCTAACTATAATGAATACAATGTTTTAAAGAATGTTGGTCTCTTGTCAAAAGAAAACTCCTGTTCAGTGCTTATCAAAGGAGGACACAGAGAAGACCTTTTAGGAACGGATGTTTTAGTTGAAGACGGAATTGAAACCTTGTTGGCACCAAGCAACGGAGATTTTGTATACCATCCAAAACATGGATCCGGATGCGTTTTGTCCTCCGCAATTGCAGGAGAACTGGCTAAAGGTGAATGTCTGGAAACCGCCTGTAGAAAAGGAAAATTATATATCGAAAAATTTTTAAAAAGCAGTCCCTCTTTACTGGGAACACATTCATAG
- a CDS encoding thiazole synthase yields the protein MHNQKLIIADRTFESRLFLGTGKFGSLMDMAASVVASETNMVTMALKRIDAQSAEDDLLESLRETSVHLLPNTSGARTAKEAVLAAQLAREALETNWVKLEIHPDPKYLLPDPIETLYATEELAKLGFVVMPYIHADPVLCKRLEDAGTAVVMPLGAPIGTNKGLRTLDFLEIIISQSNVPVVVDAGIGAPSDAAKAMEMGADAVLVNTAIAVARNPVNMAVAFKEGVIAGRRAFESGLGAIANHAEASSPLTSFLFE from the coding sequence ATGCATAATCAAAAGTTAATAATAGCAGACAGAACCTTTGAATCACGACTTTTTTTAGGAACAGGAAAGTTCGGAAGCCTTATGGATATGGCCGCATCTGTCGTTGCTTCAGAAACCAATATGGTAACGATGGCCTTGAAAAGAATCGATGCCCAATCAGCCGAAGACGATCTTCTGGAATCGTTAAGAGAAACAAGTGTTCATCTTTTACCCAACACCTCAGGAGCAAGAACAGCTAAAGAAGCCGTATTGGCAGCACAATTGGCAAGAGAAGCCCTGGAAACCAACTGGGTAAAGCTTGAGATTCATCCAGATCCAAAATATTTATTGCCAGATCCTATTGAAACCCTTTATGCAACGGAAGAATTGGCGAAGCTTGGATTTGTGGTAATGCCTTACATTCATGCAGATCCGGTTTTGTGTAAACGTCTGGAAGATGCAGGAACTGCTGTGGTAATGCCCTTAGGAGCGCCCATAGGAACCAATAAAGGATTAAGAACATTAGACTTTTTAGAAATCATTATCAGCCAAAGTAATGTTCCGGTTGTGGTAGATGCAGGAATAGGAGCGCCGTCCGATGCTGCCAAGGCAATGGAAATGGGAGCCGATGCCGTTCTTGTCAATACAGCAATAGCCGTTGCCAGAAATCCGGTGAATATGGCCGTTGCCTTTAAAGAAGGAGTCATTGCAGGAAGAAGAGCTTTTGAATCGGGATTAGGAGCAATAGCCAACCATGCAGAAGCATCAAGTCCGTTAACCTCGTTTTTATTTGAATAA